The Novipirellula artificiosorum genome contains a region encoding:
- a CDS encoding transposase — protein MPRPTRLEQFDPGDVCIVHVVQRCVRRAFLAGVDLVSGQDYSFRKEWIRRRMEALASVFAVDVLSYAVMSNHLHQILRNRPDVVAAWSDRDVAIRWLKVFPGRRIDEHLAEPTENDVIMLVQDAERLAEVRKRLSDISWFMRALAEPIARMANKQDDCTGRFWEGRFKAQRIVDEAGLLACSMYVDLNPVRAAMTETPDASPHTSAYDRIEGELGKEISSAAFDLVPIPTEQAGKEMRETPVDELRKKRKAKKQNPSGRRVRRDSWLAPLTMHPEKLSADAEVHKDGLRASDRGFLNLSMRDYLRLLRWTAQQRVDGIVAKIPTSLGRTLSDVGIDASMWRDLVWHWQRYFGKSSCAGRPDTMRAEAERTGHRWYRGQQSASACFVS, from the coding sequence ATGCCCCGCCCTACTCGTCTGGAACAGTTTGATCCCGGTGATGTTTGTATTGTCCACGTTGTGCAACGATGTGTCCGACGGGCGTTTCTAGCCGGGGTCGACCTAGTTTCTGGCCAGGACTACTCGTTTCGCAAAGAATGGATACGCAGAAGAATGGAGGCGTTGGCCTCTGTCTTTGCCGTCGATGTGCTCTCCTACGCGGTCATGAGCAATCACCTGCACCAAATCCTCCGCAATCGGCCTGATGTGGTGGCCGCTTGGAGTGATCGCGACGTTGCGATCCGCTGGCTCAAGGTCTTTCCTGGTCGTAGGATCGACGAGCACTTGGCTGAACCGACCGAAAATGACGTCATTATGCTGGTTCAGGATGCAGAGCGATTGGCGGAAGTACGCAAACGACTATCGGATATTTCTTGGTTCATGCGGGCTTTGGCGGAGCCGATCGCGAGGATGGCAAACAAGCAAGATGATTGCACGGGGCGTTTTTGGGAAGGTCGCTTTAAGGCACAGCGAATCGTCGATGAAGCTGGATTGTTGGCTTGTTCAATGTACGTTGACTTGAACCCCGTTCGGGCTGCGATGACGGAAACCCCCGATGCTTCACCACACACTTCGGCATACGACCGAATCGAAGGCGAGCTAGGCAAAGAGATTTCTTCGGCAGCCTTTGACCTTGTTCCGATACCGACCGAGCAAGCAGGCAAGGAAATGAGGGAAACACCGGTGGATGAGCTTCGCAAAAAGCGAAAAGCGAAGAAGCAGAACCCGAGTGGCCGGCGTGTGCGACGCGATAGCTGGCTGGCCCCGCTGACAATGCATCCTGAGAAATTGTCAGCGGATGCCGAAGTTCATAAGGATGGACTGCGGGCGAGTGATCGTGGCTTTTTGAATCTATCGATGCGAGACTACTTGCGACTGTTACGCTGGACGGCACAGCAACGTGTCGATGGGATCGTGGCAAAGATCCCCACATCCCTTGGCAGGACGCTGTCGGACGTGGGCATTGATGCGTCGATGTGGCGTGATTTGGTCTGGCATTGGCAGCGTTACTTCGGCAAATCGTCTTGTGCGGGGCGACCTGACACGATGCGAGCTGAAGCGGAGCGAACAGGTCACCGGTGGTATCGAGGCCAGCAATCGGCATCGGCCTGTTTTGTCAGCTAG
- a CDS encoding zinc-ribbon domain-containing protein encodes MTKQISGERKTAYYFGIGLTVIGGLMFFSVFVTAAMNFGDFSNFESNARSSMFRGVGGMALLIVGNIIRSIGARGLAGSGVVLNPQQARSELEPYSRMAGGMVKDALEEAEVELGAGKPERVVMLKCRECGKLNEEDSKFCQECGKPI; translated from the coding sequence TTGACAAAGCAGATCTCAGGCGAGCGAAAGACCGCATACTATTTTGGCATAGGCCTGACCGTGATAGGTGGCTTGATGTTCTTCTCTGTGTTCGTCACCGCGGCAATGAACTTCGGCGACTTCAGCAACTTTGAGTCCAATGCTCGATCCAGCATGTTTCGCGGTGTTGGTGGAATGGCGCTGCTCATCGTCGGTAACATCATTCGTAGCATTGGCGCGCGAGGATTGGCTGGGTCCGGAGTCGTGCTGAATCCGCAGCAGGCGCGATCCGAACTGGAACCTTATAGTCGTATGGCCGGTGGCATGGTGAAGGACGCGTTGGAGGAGGCCGAGGTTGAACTGGGTGCAGGAAAACCGGAGAGAGTGGTCATGTTAAAATGCCGAGAATGCGGGAAATTGAATGAGGAGGATTCCAAGTTCTGTCAAGAGTGCGGAAAGCCAATTTGA
- a CDS encoding L-serine ammonia-lyase, iron-sulfur-dependent, subunit alpha, whose protein sequence is MPSTLPASIFNDVLGPIMRGPSSSHSAASVRIARLARDLAGGHVDHALIEFDPNGSLATTHASQGSDLGLFAGLLGWEADDPRLPEGHKALVEQGVEVEIVVRAIGATHPNTYRLTVTNRELGATHVLEADSLGGGMIVVHRIDALDVELFGDQIAHVFGGADGALRVQIGKGVALERQGNELWERRLNRVLPVPTPSGLRLPFSSVAAMTAQADPTQRPLSAWALEYECARGGLDESEVLSQMSKIRDVMRGSIDAGLNGTDWGDRILGNQSAGFRSAWDQGQLLDGGMLNRMVLYVTALMEAKSAMEVIVAAPTAGSCGLFAGTCLAAADALSLDDGPTLRSMLSGGLIGVFVALRSSFAAEVGGCQAETGAGSAMAAATLVEMMGGNAAQSLSAASLALQNVLGLVCDPVANRVEAPCLGRNVSGASNALVSANMALAGYDALIPFDEVLDAHRQISQSMPRELRCTALGGLSITPTSKALEQRLCGGCDS, encoded by the coding sequence ATGCCATCGACCCTTCCTGCGAGCATCTTCAACGATGTCCTCGGCCCCATCATGCGGGGCCCGTCCAGTTCACACTCTGCGGCTTCGGTCCGCATTGCTCGATTAGCACGAGACCTCGCCGGAGGCCACGTGGATCATGCGCTGATTGAATTTGACCCCAACGGCTCGCTTGCTACCACGCATGCGAGTCAAGGGTCCGACTTGGGACTTTTTGCTGGGCTGCTTGGCTGGGAAGCGGATGACCCGCGTTTACCGGAGGGGCACAAGGCGCTTGTCGAGCAGGGCGTGGAGGTGGAAATTGTCGTGCGAGCTATCGGCGCGACGCATCCCAACACCTATCGCTTGACCGTCACCAATCGGGAACTGGGCGCCACGCATGTACTCGAAGCCGACTCGTTGGGAGGCGGGATGATCGTGGTCCATCGTATCGACGCGTTGGACGTCGAGCTGTTCGGTGATCAAATCGCGCACGTCTTCGGCGGAGCGGACGGGGCGCTGCGAGTGCAAATTGGGAAGGGGGTCGCGCTGGAACGTCAGGGGAATGAGCTCTGGGAGCGTCGGCTCAACCGGGTGCTTCCGGTCCCAACGCCATCGGGGCTGCGGTTGCCGTTTTCGAGTGTGGCGGCGATGACCGCCCAAGCCGACCCGACACAGCGTCCGTTATCGGCTTGGGCGCTCGAATACGAATGCGCCCGAGGTGGCCTGGATGAGAGCGAGGTACTTTCGCAGATGAGCAAAATTCGCGACGTCATGCGAGGTAGTATCGACGCCGGTCTCAACGGCACCGATTGGGGCGACCGTATTCTGGGCAATCAAAGCGCTGGCTTTCGGTCAGCGTGGGATCAGGGGCAGCTGCTTGACGGCGGGATGCTCAACCGCATGGTGCTTTATGTGACCGCACTGATGGAAGCCAAGTCGGCAATGGAAGTGATTGTCGCCGCCCCAACGGCCGGTTCCTGCGGCCTTTTTGCTGGGACCTGTCTCGCAGCAGCGGACGCCTTGAGCCTCGACGATGGCCCGACGCTGAGGTCGATGCTCTCGGGCGGGTTAATTGGCGTGTTTGTTGCCCTCCGTTCCAGCTTTGCTGCGGAAGTGGGAGGTTGCCAGGCTGAGACGGGGGCGGGGTCGGCGATGGCCGCTGCCACGTTGGTGGAAATGATGGGCGGCAATGCAGCCCAATCCCTTTCGGCAGCCAGTTTGGCGCTGCAAAATGTGCTGGGCTTGGTTTGCGATCCGGTAGCCAACCGAGTCGAAGCGCCATGTCTCGGTCGCAATGTTTCCGGCGCCTCCAATGCCTTGGTCAGTGCCAACATGGCGCTGGCGGGGTACGATGCCTTGATTCCCTTCGACGAAGTTCTCGACGCCCACCGCCAGATCAGCCAATCGATGCCACGTGAACTACGCTGTACGGCACTAGGAGGACTGTCGATCACCCCCACTTCCAAGGCCCTCGAGCAGCGTCTTTGCGGCGGCTGTGACTCGTGA
- a CDS encoding glycosyltransferase family 39 protein: protein MRSVRCTYRTAVFSLLAFTLIVRGSALLVNPDQLRQDPDAYKLIAETLSTTGVFGLPSPSDEAANPTAKATAFRPPLYPYVLSWLVTDQGLHLGLVGLLHVVLGSVTVACTLSISQTLIDGGRIGLVSIVAAGLVAVDPILLQQSSLVMTETLAVALASGVIWLWASKLVPFPSIGWAILLGLLLALAYLCRPTFLVWAVLLIPCLLWSTRTSFRHRMLMPLAAGAVVAVTVGAWTARNVRAVGHPVWATTHGGYTLLLANNPSFYEYLRDGSFTQAWDASPFLAAYDHRFEGDPNRLEFWQQDWADRPVAIKTPSSMTEHGEDQVAYEAAMATIKRQPRMFVWSCVVRLARLWTPMPHSTPARSWLPIVAVTTYYGVLSIAFVVGLGRIGRQVFDARWWAILTLFLTLSAVHAVYWTNMRMRSPATAGLAVIAARGLIRHRSEPNPTP from the coding sequence TTGCGATCCGTACGATGCACTTACCGAACCGCGGTTTTTTCGCTGCTCGCATTCACGCTCATCGTCCGTGGATCCGCGTTGCTGGTCAATCCTGACCAACTTCGTCAAGATCCCGACGCCTACAAGCTGATTGCTGAAACGTTATCCACGACAGGCGTTTTCGGTTTACCCTCGCCCAGCGATGAAGCGGCGAATCCGACAGCCAAGGCGACCGCATTTCGGCCACCGCTTTATCCCTACGTGCTGTCCTGGCTCGTGACCGATCAAGGCCTCCACCTTGGCCTCGTTGGTCTGCTGCATGTTGTGCTCGGAAGTGTTACGGTTGCATGCACTCTATCGATAAGTCAGACATTGATCGACGGGGGGCGAATCGGGCTGGTCAGTATCGTGGCCGCAGGATTGGTCGCCGTGGACCCCATTTTGTTGCAGCAATCGAGCCTGGTCATGACCGAGACTTTGGCGGTGGCGCTTGCGAGTGGGGTGATTTGGCTCTGGGCCAGCAAGCTGGTGCCGTTTCCAAGCATTGGCTGGGCCATTCTGCTGGGACTCTTACTGGCCCTGGCCTACCTGTGTCGGCCCACCTTTTTGGTTTGGGCTGTTTTGTTGATTCCTTGCCTTTTGTGGTCTACTCGCACATCTTTTCGCCACCGCATGCTGATGCCCCTCGCTGCGGGCGCGGTCGTGGCGGTAACGGTGGGGGCTTGGACCGCCCGAAATGTCCGAGCGGTCGGTCATCCGGTCTGGGCGACCACACATGGCGGCTACACGCTGCTGCTGGCGAATAACCCCTCCTTTTACGAATACTTGCGTGACGGATCTTTCACACAAGCTTGGGATGCGAGTCCCTTCTTGGCTGCTTACGATCACCGGTTTGAAGGCGATCCCAATCGCCTCGAGTTTTGGCAACAAGACTGGGCGGATCGACCGGTCGCGATCAAAACTCCCTCATCAATGACGGAGCACGGAGAGGACCAAGTCGCGTACGAGGCTGCGATGGCAACGATCAAACGCCAGCCCAGGATGTTTGTGTGGTCATGTGTGGTGCGGCTGGCCCGGTTGTGGACCCCGATGCCCCATTCGACCCCCGCTCGCTCGTGGCTTCCCATCGTCGCCGTGACCACCTACTACGGTGTATTGTCGATCGCGTTTGTGGTCGGGCTCGGCCGCATCGGGCGCCAAGTTTTTGATGCAAGATGGTGGGCCATTCTAACCCTGTTCCTTACGCTGTCTGCGGTTCATGCGGTGTATTGGACCAACATGCGAATGCGATCACCTGCGACGGCCGGTTTGGCTGTGATCGCTGCTCGTGGGTTGATTCGTCATCGAAGTGAACCCAATCCAACGCCGTGA